Proteins from one Triticum aestivum cultivar Chinese Spring chromosome 7A, IWGSC CS RefSeq v2.1, whole genome shotgun sequence genomic window:
- the LOC123150969 gene encoding uncharacterized protein, which translates to MSCFAVPVRTSSSSSRISGSRQPWRWWRKCAGLAAAAHTKLRRTALRVRWSATGRLGGHRRRAPAPPLLSVQRGDHMSFAPVYVDELYSQPKGLSVVHEEQQPQPSTSKLARPAGSVNKARVHGVAAATGGNKACAAAAAAKSLGVRGFLLSPGRGCVGMGEVDVRAEMFIRKFREEMRLQSQRSAEELQAMLARGL; encoded by the coding sequence ATGTCCTGCTTCGCCGTGCCCGTGcgcacctcgtcgtcgtcgtcgaggaTAAGCGGCAGCAGGCAGCCGTGGCGGTGGTGGCGCAAGTGCGCGGGCCTCGCCGCCGCGGCGCACACCAAGCTCCGCCGCACCGCCTTGCGTGTCCGGTGGTCGGCCACGGGGCGGCTGGGCGGCCACCGTCGgcgcgcgccggcgccgcccctgctGTCCGTGCAGCGCGGGGACCACATGAGCTTCGCGCCGGTCTACGTCGACGAGCTCTACAGCCAGCCCAAGGGCCTCAGCGTCGTCCACGAGGAGCAGCAGCCGCAGCCCAGCACCAGCAAACTCGCGCGTCCAGCCGGCAGTGTGAACAAGGCACGCGTGCATGGCGTAGCCGCTGCTACCGGTGGCAACAAAGcatgtgcggcggcggcggccgccaagAGCCTCGGCGTAAGGGGCTTCTTGCTGAGCCCGGGCAGAGGGTGCGTTGGGATGGGGGAGGTGGACGTGAGGGCGGAGATGTTCATCAGGAAGTTCAGGGAGGAGATGAGGCTGCAGAGCCAGAGGTCGGCCGAGGAACTCCAGGCCATGCTTGCAAGAGGCCTATGA